The following are from one region of the Microbacterium paraoxydans genome:
- a CDS encoding FitA-like ribbon-helix-helix domain-containing protein, translated as MARMLQVRNLPDEVHARLKERAAAERMSLSDYVARELEDLVRYRSNAALLEASRARARAAGVSLTREGILAARDRERDERE; from the coding sequence ATGGCTCGCATGCTGCAAGTGAGGAACCTGCCCGATGAGGTTCACGCCCGGCTCAAAGAGCGTGCCGCGGCGGAACGCATGAGCCTGTCGGACTACGTCGCGCGCGAGTTGGAAGACCTCGTCCGGTACCGCAGCAATGCCGCGCTCCTCGAGGCGTCGCGGGCACGGGCGCGCGCGGCCGGCGTCTCCCTGACGCGCGAGGGCATCCTCGCCGCCCGTGATCGCGAACGGGACGAGCGCGAGTGA
- a CDS encoding HAD family hydrolase has product MPEKWILFDVGGVLEVVDDDAWQDQWWSRWCREADVTRQEADERLAAAALPRIDLEAGVAEAFWEGLGAVLRLDSDRQAQMRAEFWDSYCGHADSELIAHAATLRGRARVAILSNSADGAREEEERRYGFSAVFDPICYSHELGVAKPDARAYRSALQRMDAAPEDVLFIDDHVEAVRGAREIGMSALLHRSTPQTVAAIEQFLRA; this is encoded by the coding sequence ATGCCGGAGAAGTGGATACTGTTCGACGTCGGCGGCGTGCTCGAGGTCGTCGACGATGACGCCTGGCAGGACCAGTGGTGGTCGCGCTGGTGCCGTGAGGCTGATGTCACGCGCCAGGAGGCGGACGAGCGCCTGGCAGCCGCGGCGCTTCCGAGAATCGACCTCGAAGCGGGAGTAGCTGAGGCGTTCTGGGAGGGACTCGGGGCGGTGCTGCGTCTCGACAGTGACCGCCAGGCGCAGATGCGTGCGGAGTTCTGGGATTCCTACTGCGGTCATGCCGACTCGGAGCTGATCGCGCACGCCGCGACGTTGCGGGGAAGGGCGAGGGTGGCGATCCTCTCGAACTCGGCGGACGGCGCGCGCGAGGAGGAGGAACGGCGCTACGGGTTCTCTGCGGTGTTCGATCCCATTTGTTACAGCCACGAGCTGGGAGTGGCGAAACCCGACGCCCGGGCGTACCGCAGCGCGCTCCAACGGATGGATGCGGCCCCGGAGGATGTCCTCTTCATCGATGACCACGTGGAGGCCGTCCGCGGCGCCCGTGAGATCGGAATGTCAGCGCTCCTCCACCGGAGCACCCCGCAGACCGTAGCCGCGATCGAGCAGTTCCTCCGGGCCTGA
- a CDS encoding type II toxin-antitoxin system VapC family toxin produces the protein MSGTSEAVVLDASAAIEALLGEEVWAHGEEFHAHAGLDIEVLSVLRRLTMRSSMPAHAAREALDAFGALEITRHPLRRLIPRIWTLREDVSAYDAGYVALAEALDVPLLTADHRLAKTAARYCDVVVL, from the coding sequence GTGAGCGGGACGTCCGAGGCGGTCGTGCTCGATGCCTCGGCGGCGATCGAGGCACTGCTCGGCGAGGAGGTCTGGGCGCACGGCGAGGAGTTCCATGCACACGCGGGTCTCGATATCGAGGTCCTCTCCGTGCTCCGACGCCTCACGATGCGGTCCTCGATGCCGGCGCATGCCGCTCGTGAGGCTCTCGACGCGTTCGGAGCGCTGGAGATCACCCGCCATCCGCTGCGTCGTCTCATCCCACGGATCTGGACGCTGCGCGAGGACGTCTCCGCGTACGACGCCGGTTATGTCGCGCTCGCCGAGGCCCTCGACGTCCCTCTGCTCACGGCCGATCACCGGCTGGCGAAGACGGCGGCCCGGTACTGCGACGTCGTGGTGCTGTGA